One region of Wyeomyia smithii strain HCP4-BCI-WySm-NY-G18 chromosome 3, ASM2978416v1, whole genome shotgun sequence genomic DNA includes:
- the LOC129727899 gene encoding putative ammonium transporter 3: MLGPRLGRYAKGIEPLPLGNPVNACMGLFVLWWGWLAFNSGSTYGVSGAKWVYAARAAVMTMMGSFGGGSFSMIYSMARNEGRLDIVDLINGILASLVSVTAGCFLYHAWEAIIIGAIGSALCCLCMPLFDKMGVDDPVGASAVHGVAGIWGVLAVGLFADNPVPLGTTNGRFGLFKGGGWYLLGVQSLSALCLACWSICTTLALLWIINKIVPIRMDPNEELLGADLMEHRIRHSQIGISRALSALAPLKVDLDDVVNAPSIGRNPGHDQCLDEIRAASQKLYEWRSFMDKMSPQKKTKAETSVDKNEFANKDSFKLRNIKRNNRSNLTTYADNQGFDGSSGDDGAKLGNKPFAISGNVLGKIQSERNEQNFAWID; encoded by the exons ATGCTCGGACCACGGCTCGGGCGTTATGCGAAAGGTATCGAACCTCTACCCTTGGGTAATCCCGTGAACGCATGCATGGGTTTGTTTGTTCTATGGTGGGGATGGTTAGCATTCAATTCAGGCAGCACGTACGGTGTTAGTGGTGCGAAATGGGTTTATGCAGCTCGTGCTGCTGTAATGACAATGATGGGATCTTTTGGAGGGGGCAGCTTTAGTATGAT ATATTCGATGGCACGCAATGAAGGGCGATTGGACATTGTTGATTTAATCAACGGCATTTTGGCATCACTGGTGTCGGTAACTGCGGGTTGTTTTTTGTATCACGCATGGGAAGCTATAATCATAGGAGCTATAGGATCTGCTCTATGTTGTCTCTGTATGCCTCTCTTTGATAAAATGGGTGTCGATGATCCAGTAGGTGCCAGTGCTGTTCATGGCGTTGCGGGAATATGGG GTGTTTTGGCTGTCGGTTTATTTGCTGACAATCCAGTCCCGTTGGGTACCACGAACGGACGATTTGGTTTGTTCAAAGGAGGTGGTTGGTATCTACTTGGTGTACAATCTCTTTCTGCTTTATGTCTTGCATGTTGGTCTATTTGTACTACATTAGCACTTCTTTGGATCATTAATAAAATAGTACCAATAAGGATGGATCCAAATGAGGAATTACTCGGCGCAGACCTTATGGAACATCGAATAAGACATTCACAG ATTGGAATATCAAGGGCACTTTCGGCATTGGCTCCTTTAAAAGTTGACTTAGATGACGTTGTTAATGCACCTTCTATTGGTCGAAACCCAGGACACGATCAATGCTTAGATGAAATACGTGCCGCAAGCCAGAAGCTATACGAGTGGCGTTCTTTTATGGATAAAATGTCTCCACAGAAAAAAACTAAAGCTGAGACATCAGTAGACAAGAATGAGTTTGCGAACAAGGATTCTTTCAAACTCCGTAATATAAAGCGGAATAATAGGAGTAATCTTACAACATACGCTGATAACCAAGGATTTGACGGATCCTCCGGGGATGATGGAGCGAAACTCGGAAATAAACCTTTTGCAATATCTGGAAACGTTTTAGGCAAGATCCAATCTGAAAGAAATGAGCAAAACTTTGCTTGGATAGATTGA
- the LOC129728661 gene encoding uncharacterized protein LOC129728661, whose translation MGAPNPPSAVVPFQPATSSRPRPACGRGEGVFQISNAGKYDSISHLTRSDLPIASSISSLPPTISHPLSVTTELRRPLVNVQNERKLRIFYQNVRGLRTKIDTFFLAASDSEYDVIVLTETWLDDCILSPQLFGSSFTVFRMDRSRVNSRKSRGGGVLIAVSSRHCCCIDPAPISNTLEQLWVKIQLDRSSVSIGVLYLPPDRRNDLDAIQKHADSIGSVLSRLNPLDIAVLFGDYNHRELHWVPSESSGLVVDTSRSRLTAAESALYDAFCFNGLTQTNPVKNARARTLDLVLVNEPALQNLSVMEADDPMVKIDPDHPALDVTVTEHVDYDVLNEALSAIDWQFIDSQEDLTDIVDMFTATIRTVIEAHVPLQRPPMKPAWANRHLRELKRRRRAAQRNYQTNRTFLAKQRFKLASNTYMFYNQFLYSRYIERTLKSLRRHPKKVWSFVRSKRKENGLPASMFLGDLSASTAYSKCELFAEHFKAAFSSSVATPDQIDAAIRDTTQDTDTQKRGQVQHS comes from the exons ATGGGAGCCCCTAATCCCCCCTCCGCAGTCGTGCCATTCCAGCCAGCGACCAGCAGCCGTCCCAGGCCTGCGTGTGGGCGTGGAGAAGGGGTCTTCCAAATATCTAACGCAGGCAAGTATGATTCTATTTCACACTTGACAAGATCTGATCTGCCTATCGCTTCCAGCATTTCCTCGTTACCGCCTACCATATCTCATCCACTATCTGTTACGACCGAGCTAAGACGTCCTTTGGTCAATGTACAAAACGAACGAAAGTTACGCATCTTTTACCAAAATGTTCGTGGACTCCGGACAAAAATCGACACTTTCTTTCTTGCTGCTTCCGACTCTGAGTACGATGTTATCGTTCTCACTGAAACATGGCTGGACGATTGCATTTTATCGCCGCAGCTTTTTGGCAGTTCATTCACTGTATTTCGAATGGATCGCAGTAGGGTGAATAGTCGAAAATCGCGTGGTGGTGGAGTCTTGATTGCCGTTTCCTCCAGGCACTGCTGCTGCATAGACCCAGCACCGATTAGTAACACGCTTGAGCAACTGTGGGTAAAAATCCAACTGGATAGGTCATCCGTAAGCATTGGAGTGTTGTATCTGCCCCCTGATCGTCGAAATGATCTTGATGCTATTCAGAAACATGCTGACTCAATTGGATCCGTTCTATCCCGTCTGAATCCCCTCGACATTGCTGTTCTTTTTGGGGATTATAACCACCGAGAGCTACATTGGGTACCTTCGGAAAGCAGTGGCCTTGTTGTTGATACAAGTAGATCACGTTTAACCGCAGCTGAAAGTGCTCTGTACGACGCATTCTGTTTCAACGGTTTGACGCAAACAAATCCAGTCAAAAACGCTCGTGCTAGAACTCTCGACCTAGTGCTGGTGAACGAGCCAGcgcttcaaaacctttctgtgaTGGAGGCCGACGATCCTATGGTGAAAATTGACCCGGATCATCCCGCTCTGGATGTGACTGTGACGGAA CATGTTGATTACGATGTGTTGAACGAAGCGTTATCAGCAATTGACTGGCAATTCATCGATTCGCAAGAGGATCTGACGGACATTGTCGACATGTTTACCGCAACGATTCGAACAGTAATTGAAGCTCATGTTCCACTGCAACGACCGCCGATGAAACCTGCTTGGGCTAATCGCCATCTCCGTGAGCTGAAGCGCCGTAGACGAGCTGCTCAACGAAACTATCAAACAAATCGCACTTTTCTAGCAAAGCAACGGTTTAAACTCGCAAGCAACACATACATGTTTTACAATCAATTCCTGTACTCTCGTTACATTGAGCGAACTCTAAAAAGCTTACGTCGACATCCGAAAAAGGTCTGGTCTTTTGTTCGGTCTAAACGAAAGGAAAATGGATTACCAGCTTCCATGTTCCTCGGTGATTTGTCTGCTAGCACAGCTTATTCTAAATGCGAATTATTTGCTGAACATTTTAAAGCCGCTTTTTCGTCTTCAGTTGCTACGCCAGATCAGATTGATGCTGCAATACGCGATACTACGCAGGACACCGATACACAAAAAAGGGGACAAGTGCAACATAGCTAA
- the LOC129728662 gene encoding uncharacterized protein LOC129728662 encodes MTAACHTCKKEVTDASVQCCGFCKAVFHLKCCKISPAIAEEIHRNKQLFWMCQSCTSLMGDIRFRAAVGTAFEFGLNNAFSAHGEIAKSLKTEIMVELKNEIRSNFTALINSSSHTPKSSTRPIFPMRSVRSRRLFQKSEIVERRQSDLMCGTGNSLSPSDGTFTVPPPSQKFWIYLSRISRDVTAEQVCELTKQRLGTNDVEAVRLVAKGKDIKSLSFISFKVGISADLKSKALSTSTWPRGMLFREFRDNNAAENFWNLIRSLNADPQQSSIMDPMSTHSLGPQDEVVMTE; translated from the coding sequence ATGACTGCAGCTTGTCACACCTGTAAAAAAGAGGTAACTGATGCTTCGGTGCAATGCTGTGGTTTTTGTAAGGCCGTGTTTCACCTGAAATGTTGCAAGATATCACCTGCTATTGCAGAAGAGATACACCGGAATAAGCAACTTTTCTGGATGTGTCAATCTTGCACTTCACTGATGGGCGATATTCGTTTTCGGGCTGCTGTTGGTACTGCTTTCGAATTTGGACTTAATAATGCTTTCAGCGCACATGGTGAAATTGCGAAAAGTTTGAAGACAGAGATCATGGTTGAGCTGAAAAATGAAATTCGTTCGAATTTTACTGCTTTGATCAACTCTAGCTCACACACGCCAAAATCATCGACCCGGCCGATCTTTCCGATGCGATCTGTGCGTAGCCGAAGGCTGTTTCAAAAGTCTGAAATTGTGGAACGTCGTCAATCTGATCTAATGTGTGGAACTGGAAATTCGCTGTCGCCTTCGGATGGTACATTCACCGTACCACCTCCTAGTCAAAAATTCTGGATCTACTTGTCCCGTATCTCTCGTGACGTCACTGctgaacaagtttgcgagtTGACAAAGCAAAGATTAGGCACAAATGACGTTGAAGCTGTTAGGCTGGTAGCCAAGGGAAAGGATATCAAATCGCTGTCATTTATTTCGTTTAAAGTTGGCATTAGTGCTGACCTAAAATCTAAGGCACTTTCGACTTCAACGTGGCCTAGAGGAATGTTGTTCCGCGAGTTTAGAGACAATAATGCTGCTGAAAATTTTTGGAATCTTATTCGATCACTGAATGCAGACCCTCAACAATCTTCAATCATGGATCCGATGTCAACTCACTCCCTAGGACCCCAGGACGAAGTAGTAATGACGGAATAA